The Candidatus Sysuiplasma acidicola genome includes a window with the following:
- a CDS encoding valine--tRNA ligase: MSAYDHTVSEPEWQQKWKEWNIYRFDPSSKREVYSIDTPPRYTSGALHLGHATGYPMLDFAARYRRMRGYNVFFPLCFDTNGMPVETATEKKHGITKFSVDRKTYLRLCSEYAHQFIDTMTMQFEMLGMSLDPSIYYQTDAPAYRRITQITFLRMLDKGLAYRGTFPVNWCVHCNTSLADAEVEREERKAILHHIKFPLKDGGHVTIATSRPELIGACQAVLFNGDDSRHSALAGRTAVLPIYDREVPLLEDGKVDMAFGTGAVMVCSYGDKEDAEWILKHKLPVSVIIDDMGNMNDVAGFLSGSNTIDARKTMVAALTEKGLLLKTETFDQSVGVCWRCATPVEIIETRQWFLKSVSFKEEIMEKAREIRWFPEFMKQRLRDWADSLTWDWVISRQRLFATPLPIWECAGCGHVVPATENQCYIDPLEMPPPGPCPRCGSELKGSTDVFDTWMDSSVSVLYNTFWERDEKLFSHLFPMSLRGQAHEIIRTWAYYTILRSHLLLDEIPWNDIMITGFIMAPDKTPMHTHLGNMIDPVPIMKKYGADALRYFAATCSLGTDQAFREKDVVHGQRLCNKIWNIARFCSSFEIKDKAMPRSAGPVDSWIISLYSDAVRDATAFMETYEFDRAMRAIEGFAWHDFADDYVEMAKQRAKDGDRAAIWVLRTISQGIVKMLAPLLPHVSEAVYQEFFKTEEKSIHLCSWPEPLPPEIEATDTGRTAVRIVHALRDWRAKNSFNGPISQITVLHFPDELKTAAVDIASACRAAKVSFGTAGSYRRAVTAIKPNYQYIGPRYREKAKAITDALKALDPAALSLNEDGSITLGGTSLEKEAFQLTTSYIVDGTEADALQVGDILLLVRK, encoded by the coding sequence ATGTCTGCGTATGACCATACGGTCTCAGAACCCGAATGGCAACAGAAGTGGAAGGAGTGGAACATTTACCGCTTCGACCCTTCATCGAAAAGAGAGGTTTACAGCATTGACACCCCTCCGCGCTATACCTCGGGTGCGCTTCATCTTGGCCATGCAACAGGATATCCGATGCTGGATTTTGCCGCAAGATACCGCAGGATGCGCGGCTACAATGTCTTTTTCCCTCTCTGTTTCGACACAAACGGAATGCCCGTTGAGACTGCGACAGAGAAGAAACACGGAATTACAAAGTTCAGCGTGGACCGAAAGACCTACCTTCGCCTGTGTTCAGAATATGCGCATCAGTTCATAGACACGATGACCATGCAATTTGAGATGCTCGGCATGAGCCTTGACCCGAGCATCTATTACCAGACCGATGCGCCGGCGTACAGGCGCATCACACAGATTACATTTCTGCGCATGCTTGACAAGGGTCTTGCCTATCGCGGCACCTTTCCCGTGAACTGGTGCGTTCACTGCAATACGTCACTGGCGGATGCCGAGGTGGAGAGAGAGGAACGAAAGGCCATACTGCATCATATAAAATTCCCGCTCAAGGATGGCGGACATGTTACAATCGCCACCAGCAGGCCGGAGCTCATAGGCGCATGCCAGGCTGTTCTGTTCAACGGAGATGACAGCAGGCATTCAGCACTCGCCGGCAGAACCGCAGTTCTGCCGATCTATGACAGGGAGGTGCCTCTGCTTGAAGACGGCAAGGTGGATATGGCGTTCGGCACCGGCGCAGTAATGGTCTGCTCTTACGGCGACAAAGAGGATGCCGAGTGGATACTCAAACACAAGCTGCCGGTCAGCGTCATCATAGACGACATGGGAAACATGAATGACGTTGCTGGCTTCCTTTCCGGCAGTAACACAATCGATGCAAGGAAGACCATGGTCGCCGCACTGACTGAGAAGGGTCTTCTGCTTAAAACAGAAACATTCGATCAGAGCGTGGGAGTGTGCTGGCGTTGCGCAACTCCTGTCGAGATTATTGAAACGAGGCAGTGGTTCCTGAAGTCGGTGTCTTTCAAAGAGGAGATCATGGAGAAGGCCAGGGAGATACGGTGGTTTCCGGAGTTCATGAAGCAGCGGCTCAGGGACTGGGCAGATTCACTCACCTGGGACTGGGTCATATCCAGACAGCGGCTGTTCGCGACTCCCCTGCCTATCTGGGAATGCGCAGGGTGCGGGCACGTTGTGCCTGCAACTGAGAACCAGTGTTATATCGACCCTCTTGAAATGCCTCCCCCGGGCCCCTGTCCTCGGTGCGGGTCAGAACTGAAGGGCAGCACAGACGTGTTTGACACGTGGATGGATTCGAGCGTGAGCGTGCTGTACAACACCTTCTGGGAAAGAGATGAGAAGCTCTTTTCGCATCTCTTCCCGATGAGCCTGAGGGGTCAGGCGCACGAGATCATAAGGACATGGGCATACTACACGATACTTCGATCTCATCTGCTGCTCGACGAAATCCCCTGGAATGACATAATGATCACGGGCTTTATCATGGCGCCGGACAAGACGCCGATGCACACGCATCTCGGCAACATGATTGACCCTGTGCCTATTATGAAAAAATACGGCGCGGACGCTCTCAGGTATTTTGCTGCGACATGCAGTCTCGGAACCGATCAGGCATTCAGGGAAAAGGACGTGGTCCATGGACAGAGGCTGTGCAACAAGATATGGAACATTGCCAGATTCTGTTCATCCTTTGAGATAAAGGACAAGGCCATGCCCCGCTCCGCGGGTCCTGTAGACTCGTGGATAATTTCGCTGTACAGTGACGCGGTGAGGGACGCAACAGCGTTCATGGAAACGTATGAGTTCGACAGGGCCATGAGGGCCATAGAGGGGTTTGCATGGCACGATTTCGCCGATGATTATGTGGAGATGGCGAAACAGCGTGCAAAGGACGGGGATCGTGCGGCAATATGGGTCCTCCGGACCATCTCCCAGGGCATAGTGAAGATGCTTGCGCCGCTCCTGCCTCACGTAAGCGAAGCAGTGTATCAGGAATTTTTCAAAACGGAGGAAAAGAGCATACATCTGTGCAGCTGGCCCGAACCGCTTCCACCCGAGATCGAAGCTACTGACACAGGCAGGACGGCAGTCAGGATCGTCCATGCCCTTAGAGACTGGCGTGCAAAGAACAGTTTCAACGGTCCGATATCACAGATCACAGTGCTGCACTTCCCGGATGAGCTTAAAACAGCCGCAGTCGACATAGCGAGTGCGTGCAGAGCCGCCAAAGTCAGTTTCGGAACGGCTGGAAGCTACAGGAGAGCCGTCACGGCCATCAAGCCCAATTATCAGTACATAGGTCCCAGATACAGGGAGAAGGCGAAGGCAATAACCGATGCCCTGAAGGCACTCGATCCTGCAGCACTGTCGCTCAACGAGGACGGCAGCATTACGCTGGGCGGCACATCACTGGAGAAGGAGGCCTTTCAGCTCACCACATCGTACATTGTCGACGGAACCGAGGCGGATGCTCTGCAGGTCGGGGATATACTCCTCCTCGTAAGGAAATGA
- a CDS encoding methyltransferase domain-containing protein, with the protein MDWNRTTENRAHVASRWKALYSAGMNIGGCPLSDFSSRMIVRYCKQGSRLLDAGCGTGRSMRHLLAMPELRENAIEVMGLDFCMDALLSHNDSIIRICGDMLNMPFIPGCFDIVTSRQVLDGYSAREISLFSASCLSVLREGGILIIDARGPFDTRARSAAFGKEDTEGHRSSYFSRPELIEFFAPFSAVDWEEDFRCRKTPSGKRLITHNISLLFRKGKVQH; encoded by the coding sequence GTGGACTGGAACAGAACTACTGAAAACAGGGCACATGTGGCATCGCGATGGAAAGCCCTCTATTCAGCCGGAATGAACATAGGCGGCTGTCCCCTTTCTGACTTCTCTTCGCGCATGATAGTTCGCTACTGCAAACAGGGTTCGAGGCTGCTGGATGCGGGCTGCGGAACAGGGCGATCCATGAGGCACCTGCTCGCCATGCCGGAACTGCGTGAGAACGCGATCGAGGTGATGGGTCTGGACTTCTGTATGGATGCACTTCTGTCTCACAATGACAGCATCATCAGGATCTGCGGCGATATGCTCAACATGCCGTTCATTCCCGGATGTTTCGACATCGTCACATCCAGGCAGGTCCTGGATGGATATTCTGCCCGGGAAATATCACTTTTCTCCGCCTCTTGCTTGAGCGTGCTCAGGGAAGGTGGCATACTCATTATCGACGCAAGGGGACCATTCGACACCCGGGCGCGCAGTGCCGCTTTTGGTAAAGAGGATACAGAGGGCCATCGAAGTTCATATTTTTCAAGACCTGAACTCATTGAATTCTTCGCTCCTTTCTCAGCAGTTGACTGGGAGGAGGACTTCAGGTGCAGGAAAACGCCGTCCGGGAAGAGACTGATAACCCACAATATTTCGCTCCTCTTCAGAAAAGGGAAAGTGCAGCATTAG
- a CDS encoding Lrp/AsnC family transcriptional regulator: protein MVNIFVESPLLDNVVAELASLPSVEELYEVTGEFDIVSVIACSDIEEFREILKNKIMKINGVKSTVTSMVLHTHKGPRHENGETKQ, encoded by the coding sequence ATGGTTAACATCTTCGTGGAATCGCCCCTGCTAGACAATGTTGTTGCTGAGCTTGCAAGCCTTCCCAGCGTCGAGGAACTCTATGAAGTTACCGGAGAGTTTGACATAGTTTCAGTCATTGCGTGTTCGGACATAGAGGAATTCAGGGAAATACTCAAGAACAAGATTATGAAGATAAACGGAGTGAAGAGCACTGTCACATCCATGGTTCTTCACACGCACAAGGGTCCGAGACACGAGAATGGGGAAACAAAGCAGTGA
- a CDS encoding potassium-transporting ATPase subunit C translates to MTCARLAVIFAVVCGLIFPLVITGIAQIAMPYQANGEIVNINGKPVGSELITQSFTSPLFFHPRNNSASGVDPDITLSSAYAQVPRINNSTHIPIASLKAIIKDNIRWTYWIAGTPYVNVLRLNILLMENYPQVYSAFLA, encoded by the coding sequence ATGACTTGCGCCAGACTGGCAGTAATTTTTGCCGTAGTATGCGGTCTCATCTTTCCGCTCGTAATTACTGGCATAGCACAGATTGCCATGCCTTATCAGGCAAACGGGGAAATAGTGAACATCAACGGAAAACCTGTGGGTTCTGAGCTTATAACCCAGTCGTTCACATCACCGCTCTTCTTCCATCCGAGAAACAATTCCGCTTCAGGGGTAGATCCGGACATCACGCTGAGCAGTGCGTATGCGCAGGTGCCGAGAATAAACAACTCAACACATATACCGATAGCGTCGCTGAAAGCGATAATCAAAGATAACATCAGGTGGACATACTGGATTGCCGGAACGCCTTACGTCAACGTGCTCAGACTCAACATATTGCTGATGGAGAATTATCCGCAGGTCTATAGCGCATTCCTCGCATGA